One Pyrofollis japonicus DNA window includes the following coding sequences:
- a CDS encoding ABC transporter ATP-binding protein: MPRRELVVGEKLKKYFVHGGVFGKKIVRAVDGVDITVYRGETLALVGESGCGKSTLGRLLLRLYEPTSGKIVFDGVDITHMPEKRLRPLRKRMQLIPQDPYASFNPLKRIGEQLEEPLLVHKIAPPSEARRRVLEGLEEVGLVPAEDFYRRYPYQLSGGQLQRAAIVRAMLLEPDFIVADEPTSSLDVSVRAGILRLLKDFKDKLGGSMLFITHDLATAKLIADRIAVMYLGKIVELGPADKVLTKPLHPYTAALLTAIPRISRRKPPIQVELKGDVPDPSRIPKGCRLHPRCPFASEECKQREPELSEKAPGHYVACHHPLSA, encoded by the coding sequence ATGCCTAGGCGCGAACTAGTTGTCGGAGAGAAACTCAAGAAGTACTTCGTCCACGGCGGCGTATTCGGCAAGAAAATAGTGAGGGCTGTTGACGGCGTCGACATAACCGTGTATCGTGGAGAAACACTTGCGCTCGTAGGCGAGAGCGGCTGCGGCAAATCAACCCTCGGTAGGCTGCTCCTCCGGCTCTACGAGCCGACAAGCGGCAAGATAGTGTTCGACGGCGTCGATATAACCCATATGCCGGAGAAGCGGCTCAGACCCCTACGGAAGAGAATGCAGCTCATACCCCAAGACCCCTACGCCAGCTTCAACCCCCTGAAGAGGATAGGAGAGCAGCTCGAAGAACCACTCCTCGTCCACAAAATAGCCCCGCCAAGCGAGGCGAGGAGACGCGTCCTCGAAGGACTCGAAGAAGTAGGCCTAGTACCAGCCGAGGACTTCTACCGGAGATACCCCTACCAGCTCAGCGGCGGCCAGCTCCAAAGAGCAGCAATAGTCAGAGCAATGCTGCTAGAACCAGACTTCATAGTAGCCGATGAGCCGACATCCAGCCTCGACGTCTCGGTGAGAGCAGGGATACTCCGACTACTAAAGGACTTCAAGGACAAGCTAGGAGGCTCAATGCTCTTCATAACACACGACCTAGCCACAGCCAAGCTGATAGCCGACCGCATAGCAGTAATGTACCTCGGAAAAATAGTCGAACTAGGCCCAGCAGACAAGGTGCTCACAAAGCCACTACACCCCTACACAGCCGCACTACTAACAGCAATACCGAGAATATCGCGGAGAAAACCACCAATACAAGTCGAACTCAAAGGAGACGTACCAGACCCCTCAAGAATACCAAAAGGATGCAGACTACACCCCAGATGCCCCTTTGCATCAGAAGAATGTAAGCAAAGGGAGCCCGAACTAAGCGAGAAGGCACCTGGTCACTACGTGGCCTGCCATCATCCCCTAAGCGCTTAA